Proteins encoded in a region of the Muntiacus reevesi chromosome 21, mMunRee1.1, whole genome shotgun sequence genome:
- the USP16 gene encoding ubiquitin carboxyl-terminal hydrolase 16 isoform X2: MGKKRTKGKTVPIDDSSESLEPLCRHIRKGLEQGNLKKALVNVEWNICQDCKMDNKVKDKPEEETEENPSVWLCLKCGHQGCGRNSQEQHALKHYLTPRSEPHCLVLSLDNWSVWCYLCDDEVQYCNSNRLGQVVDYVRKQAGNTTPKSAKDNGNIELENKKLEKESKNEQEREKKENMARENPSMNSTSQITVKGLSNLGNTCFFNAVMQNLSQTPVLRELLKEVKMSGTIVKIEPPDLALTEPLEINLEPPGPLTLAMSQFLNEMQETKKGIVTPRELFSQVCKKAVRFKGYQQQDSQELLRYLLDGMRAEEHQRVSKGILKAFGNSTEKVDEELKNKVKEYEKKKSVPSFVDRIFGGELTSTIMCDECRTVSLVHESFLDLSLPVLDDQSGKKSINDKNLKKTMEDEDKDSEEEKDNDSYLKERNDIPSGTSKHLQKRAKKQARKQAKNQRRQQKIQGKVLHLNDVYAIDHPEDNECEVEMSLQGEADIKSDHLSQEEVAPKEYCVNQKDLDGHEKMIESITDNQKSTEEADMKNVSVDNDLEVLASSATECPRNLNGAYLKDRSNGEVDISSGFENLNLNAALQPDEINIEILNDDPTPETKVYEVVNEDPETAFCTLANREAFNTDECSVQHCLYQFTRNEKLRDANKLLCEVCTRRQLSGPKANMKGERKHVYTNAKKQMLISLAPPVLTLHFKRFQQAGFNLRKVNKHIKFPEILDLAPFCTLKCKNVAEEHTRVLYSLYGVVEHSGTMRSGHYTAYAKTRTANTHLSNLVLHGDIPQDFEMESTKGQWFHISDTHVQAVPTAKVLNSQAYLLFYERIL; the protein is encoded by the exons ATGGGAAAGAAACGGACAAAGGGAAAAACTGTTCCAATTGATGATTCTTCTGAATCTTTAG AACCTCTGTGCAGACACATTAGAAAAGGATTGGAACAAGGTAATTTGAAAAAAGCTTTGGTGAATGTGGAATGGAATATTTGCCAAGATTGTAAGATGGACAATAAAGTAAAAGATAAAcctgaagaagaaacagaagaaaatcctTCAGTTTGGCTGTGTCTTAAATGTGGCCATCAG GGCTGTGGCAGAAATTCTCAGGAGCAGCATGCTTTGAAACACTACCTGACACCACGATCTGAACCTCACTGCCTGGTTCTTAGTCTGGACAACTGGAGTGTGTG GTGTTACCTATGTGATGATGAAGTCCAGTACTGTAATTCAAACCGATTGGGTCAGGTGGTTGATTATGTTAGAAAACAGGCTGGTAATACAACTCCAAAATCAG caaaAGATAATGGTAATAttgaacttgaaaataaaaagctagaaaaggagagtaaaaatgagcaggagagagaaaaaaaggaaaacatggcGAGAGAAAATCCTTCCATGAATTCAACTTCCCAGATAACCGTGAAAGGACTCAGTAATTTGGGAAATACGTGTTTCTTCAATGCAGTTATGCAG AATTTGTCACAAACACCAGTGCTTAGAGAACTactaaaagaagtaaaaatgtctGGAACAATTGTAAAAATTGAACCACCTGATTTGGCACTAACA GAACCCTTAGAAATAAATCTTGAGCCTCCAGGCCCTCTTACGTTAGCCATGAGCCAGTTTCTTAACGAGATGCAAGAGACCAAAAAGGGAATCGTGACACCTAGAGAACTCTTTTCTCAGGTCTGTAAAAA AGCAGTGCGATTTAAAGGCTATCAGCAACAGGACAGTCAGGAGCTGCTTCGCTATCTATTGGATGGAATGAGAGCGGAAGAACATCAG AGAGTGAGTAAAGGAATTCTTAAAGCATTTGGTAATTCTACTGAAAAAGTGGatgaagaactgaaaaataaagttaaag agtatgaaaagaaaaaatcagtacCAAGTTTTGTGGACCGAATATTTGGTGGTGAGCTGACTAGTACAATCATGTGTGATGAATGCAGAACT GTCTCCTTGGTTCATGAATCTTTCCTTGATCTGTCTCTACCGGTTTTAGATGATCAG AGTGGTAAGAAAAgtataaatgataaaaatctgaaaaagacaaTGGAAGATGAAGATAAAGATAGtgaggaagaaaaagataatGACAGTTACTTAAAGGAGAGAAACGATATTCCTTCAGGAACAAGTAAGCACTTacagaaaagagcaaagaaaCAAGCCAGGAAGCAAGCCAAG AACCAACGAAGACAACAGAAAATTCAAGGGAAAGTTCTTCATTTAAATGATGTCTATGCCATTGACCATCCTGAAGATAATGAATGTGAAGTTGAAATGTCACTTCAGGGAGAAGCAGATATTAAATCCGACCATCTCTCTCAAGAGGAAGTTGCACCTAAAGAATATTGTGTTAATCAGAAAGATTTGGATGGCCATGAAAAAATGATAGAAAGTATAACTGACAATCAGAAATCCACAGAGGAAGCAGATATGAAAAATGTCAGTGTGGATAATGATCTGGAGGTTTTGGCATCGTCTGCCACTGAATGTCCTAGGAATTTAAACGGTGCCTACCTGAAGGATAGGAGCAATGGAGAAGTGGACATTTCCAGTGGTTTTGAGAACCTTAATTTGAATGCTGCTCTGCAACCTGATGAAATAAATATAGAGATTCTGAATGATGACCCTACTCCCGAGACGAAGGTATATGAGGTTGTAAACGAAGATCCAGAGACTGCTTTCTGTACACTTGCAAATAGGGAGGCTTTCAACACCGATGAGTGTTCAGTCCAACATTGTTTGTATCAGTTCACTCGAAACGAGAAACTTCGAGATGCTAATAAACTGCTTTGTGAAGTGTGCACGCGGAGACAGTTGAGTGGACCAAAGGCAAATATGAAAG GTGAAAGGAAGCATGTTTATACCAATGCTAAGAAGCAGATGCTAATTTCTCTTGCTCCTCCAGTTCTCACTCTTCATTTCAAGAGATTTCAGCAG GCTGGTTTTAACCTACGCAAagttaacaaacacataaaatttcCAGAAATCTTAGATTTGGCTCCTTTTTGTACCCTTAAGTGTAAG AATGTTGCTGAAGAACATACACGGGTACTGTATTCCTTATATGGAGTCGTTGAACACAGTGGCACCATGAGGTCAGGGCATTATACCGCCTACGCCAAGACAAGAACTGCAAACACTCATCTCTCTAACCTTGTTCTCCATGGTGATATTCCACAAG ATTTTGAAATGGAGTCAACCAAAGGGCAGTGGTTTCACATCAGCGACACGCACGTTCAAGCTGTGCCTACAGCTAAAGTACTGAACTCACAGGCTTACCTCCTATTTTATGAGAGAATACTGTAA
- the USP16 gene encoding ubiquitin carboxyl-terminal hydrolase 16 isoform X1 translates to MGKKRTKGKTVPIDDSSESLEPLCRHIRKGLEQGNLKKALVNVEWNICQDCKMDNKVKDKPEEETEENPSVWLCLKCGHQGCGRNSQEQHALKHYLTPRSEPHCLVLSLDNWSVWCYLCDDEVQYCNSNRLGQVVDYVRKQAGNTTPKSAAKDNGNIELENKKLEKESKNEQEREKKENMARENPSMNSTSQITVKGLSNLGNTCFFNAVMQNLSQTPVLRELLKEVKMSGTIVKIEPPDLALTEPLEINLEPPGPLTLAMSQFLNEMQETKKGIVTPRELFSQVCKKAVRFKGYQQQDSQELLRYLLDGMRAEEHQRVSKGILKAFGNSTEKVDEELKNKVKEYEKKKSVPSFVDRIFGGELTSTIMCDECRTVSLVHESFLDLSLPVLDDQSGKKSINDKNLKKTMEDEDKDSEEEKDNDSYLKERNDIPSGTSKHLQKRAKKQARKQAKNQRRQQKIQGKVLHLNDVYAIDHPEDNECEVEMSLQGEADIKSDHLSQEEVAPKEYCVNQKDLDGHEKMIESITDNQKSTEEADMKNVSVDNDLEVLASSATECPRNLNGAYLKDRSNGEVDISSGFENLNLNAALQPDEINIEILNDDPTPETKVYEVVNEDPETAFCTLANREAFNTDECSVQHCLYQFTRNEKLRDANKLLCEVCTRRQLSGPKANMKGERKHVYTNAKKQMLISLAPPVLTLHFKRFQQAGFNLRKVNKHIKFPEILDLAPFCTLKCKNVAEEHTRVLYSLYGVVEHSGTMRSGHYTAYAKTRTANTHLSNLVLHGDIPQDFEMESTKGQWFHISDTHVQAVPTAKVLNSQAYLLFYERIL, encoded by the exons ATGGGAAAGAAACGGACAAAGGGAAAAACTGTTCCAATTGATGATTCTTCTGAATCTTTAG AACCTCTGTGCAGACACATTAGAAAAGGATTGGAACAAGGTAATTTGAAAAAAGCTTTGGTGAATGTGGAATGGAATATTTGCCAAGATTGTAAGATGGACAATAAAGTAAAAGATAAAcctgaagaagaaacagaagaaaatcctTCAGTTTGGCTGTGTCTTAAATGTGGCCATCAG GGCTGTGGCAGAAATTCTCAGGAGCAGCATGCTTTGAAACACTACCTGACACCACGATCTGAACCTCACTGCCTGGTTCTTAGTCTGGACAACTGGAGTGTGTG GTGTTACCTATGTGATGATGAAGTCCAGTACTGTAATTCAAACCGATTGGGTCAGGTGGTTGATTATGTTAGAAAACAGGCTGGTAATACAACTCCAAAATCAG cagcaaaAGATAATGGTAATAttgaacttgaaaataaaaagctagaaaaggagagtaaaaatgagcaggagagagaaaaaaaggaaaacatggcGAGAGAAAATCCTTCCATGAATTCAACTTCCCAGATAACCGTGAAAGGACTCAGTAATTTGGGAAATACGTGTTTCTTCAATGCAGTTATGCAG AATTTGTCACAAACACCAGTGCTTAGAGAACTactaaaagaagtaaaaatgtctGGAACAATTGTAAAAATTGAACCACCTGATTTGGCACTAACA GAACCCTTAGAAATAAATCTTGAGCCTCCAGGCCCTCTTACGTTAGCCATGAGCCAGTTTCTTAACGAGATGCAAGAGACCAAAAAGGGAATCGTGACACCTAGAGAACTCTTTTCTCAGGTCTGTAAAAA AGCAGTGCGATTTAAAGGCTATCAGCAACAGGACAGTCAGGAGCTGCTTCGCTATCTATTGGATGGAATGAGAGCGGAAGAACATCAG AGAGTGAGTAAAGGAATTCTTAAAGCATTTGGTAATTCTACTGAAAAAGTGGatgaagaactgaaaaataaagttaaag agtatgaaaagaaaaaatcagtacCAAGTTTTGTGGACCGAATATTTGGTGGTGAGCTGACTAGTACAATCATGTGTGATGAATGCAGAACT GTCTCCTTGGTTCATGAATCTTTCCTTGATCTGTCTCTACCGGTTTTAGATGATCAG AGTGGTAAGAAAAgtataaatgataaaaatctgaaaaagacaaTGGAAGATGAAGATAAAGATAGtgaggaagaaaaagataatGACAGTTACTTAAAGGAGAGAAACGATATTCCTTCAGGAACAAGTAAGCACTTacagaaaagagcaaagaaaCAAGCCAGGAAGCAAGCCAAG AACCAACGAAGACAACAGAAAATTCAAGGGAAAGTTCTTCATTTAAATGATGTCTATGCCATTGACCATCCTGAAGATAATGAATGTGAAGTTGAAATGTCACTTCAGGGAGAAGCAGATATTAAATCCGACCATCTCTCTCAAGAGGAAGTTGCACCTAAAGAATATTGTGTTAATCAGAAAGATTTGGATGGCCATGAAAAAATGATAGAAAGTATAACTGACAATCAGAAATCCACAGAGGAAGCAGATATGAAAAATGTCAGTGTGGATAATGATCTGGAGGTTTTGGCATCGTCTGCCACTGAATGTCCTAGGAATTTAAACGGTGCCTACCTGAAGGATAGGAGCAATGGAGAAGTGGACATTTCCAGTGGTTTTGAGAACCTTAATTTGAATGCTGCTCTGCAACCTGATGAAATAAATATAGAGATTCTGAATGATGACCCTACTCCCGAGACGAAGGTATATGAGGTTGTAAACGAAGATCCAGAGACTGCTTTCTGTACACTTGCAAATAGGGAGGCTTTCAACACCGATGAGTGTTCAGTCCAACATTGTTTGTATCAGTTCACTCGAAACGAGAAACTTCGAGATGCTAATAAACTGCTTTGTGAAGTGTGCACGCGGAGACAGTTGAGTGGACCAAAGGCAAATATGAAAG GTGAAAGGAAGCATGTTTATACCAATGCTAAGAAGCAGATGCTAATTTCTCTTGCTCCTCCAGTTCTCACTCTTCATTTCAAGAGATTTCAGCAG GCTGGTTTTAACCTACGCAAagttaacaaacacataaaatttcCAGAAATCTTAGATTTGGCTCCTTTTTGTACCCTTAAGTGTAAG AATGTTGCTGAAGAACATACACGGGTACTGTATTCCTTATATGGAGTCGTTGAACACAGTGGCACCATGAGGTCAGGGCATTATACCGCCTACGCCAAGACAAGAACTGCAAACACTCATCTCTCTAACCTTGTTCTCCATGGTGATATTCCACAAG ATTTTGAAATGGAGTCAACCAAAGGGCAGTGGTTTCACATCAGCGACACGCACGTTCAAGCTGTGCCTACAGCTAAAGTACTGAACTCACAGGCTTACCTCCTATTTTATGAGAGAATACTGTAA